A genomic region of Papaver somniferum cultivar HN1 chromosome 7, ASM357369v1, whole genome shotgun sequence contains the following coding sequences:
- the LOC113295352 gene encoding uncharacterized protein LOC113295352, whose product METIQKSWSEPIIGDPAFVFETKLKRLKNILKEWSWKVFGNVNFQIKEAEVRVQKAMEKYYNNPFNEENLNELVEAQNVFNTKEVQLNAMMKQKERIADLLVSHFENKFKFKEVQVADSLLEVIPKYITKEDQSMLDSIPNTEEIKSIIFSMDPDSSPVPDGFSGCFYRAYWQIIVDDEAKNQNQFRTIGLSNVSFKIITKILTVRMSTLMEKLVAPQQEVSIKGRCIQEKVLLASEMVNEMKKKRRGGNVGLKLDNSQAYDSVIWEFIFQLLQKFSFSANWCDWLHKIFKSARISLLINGGPCGFFPVSRGLSQGEPLSPILFVLME is encoded by the exons ATGGAGACAATTCAAAAAAGTTGGTCAGAACCTATTATTGGAGATCCTGCCTTTGTGTTTGAAACAAAGTTGAAGAGGTTAAAAAATATTCTTAAAGAATGGAGTTGGAAGGTTTTTGGGAATGTGAATTTCCAGATTAAAGAAGCTGAGGTCAGAGTTCaaaaagcaatggaaaaatattatAACAATCCTTTTAATGAAGAGAATTTGAATGAGTTGGTGGAAGCACAAAATGTGTTTAACACTAAGGAGGTCCAACTAAATGCAATgatgaaacaaaaagaaaga ATAGCAGATCTTCTAGTAAGTCATTTTGAGAATAAATTCAAATTTAAAGAAGTTCAAGTAGCAGATTCATTACTAGAGGTTATTCCAAAATATATTACCAAAGAAGACCAAAGTATGTTGGATTCCATTCCTAACACAGAAGAGATCAAAAGCAttattttcagcatggatccagaTAGCTCTCCAGTTCCAGATGGATTCTCAGGATGCTTTTATAGAGCCTATTGGCAGATCATAGTGGATGAT GAAGCAAAAAATCAGAATCAATTTAGGACAATTGGCCTGAGTAATGTGAGCTTTAAAATTATCACAAAGATACTGACTGTAAGGATGAGCACTCTGATGGAAAAGCTGGTGGCCCCTCAGCAAGAAGTTTCCATAAAAGGCAGATGCATTCAGGAGAAGGTTTTACTTGCATCTGAAATGGTcaatgagatgaagaagaaaagaagaggaggTAATGTTGGACTTAAACTTGATaattcacaagcatatgactctGTCATTTGGGAATTTATTTTTCAACTACTTCAGAAATTTAGTTTTTCAGCAAAttggtgtgattggttgcacAAAATCTTTAAATCAGCAAGAATATCATTGCTAATAAATGGAGGTCCATGTGGATTTTTTCCTGTGAGTAGGGGTCTAAGTCAAGGAGAGCCCCTTTCTCCAATTTTGTTTGTGCTAATGGAATAA